A window from Puniceicoccus vermicola encodes these proteins:
- a CDS encoding beta-galactosidase, with protein MFLRILLLLSVFSFPGLPSPLMASTNEDPVERIPEMADVESWVIAENGSDRLSWFPISERLGLGITDFRRGDIADIWLKEPVRVPEWSDEFSLDIHSTGGWPTGFQLRLLVKDCQGHVYDYDLHSNLLPKRTHYFANNQRPRAVRVYAPGFKRPVMRRAGATLDAVDPSVRDLPEPPLSVVGIRFEGLNYKEPAAGENAKPLVFSLGNFKFTRLLWREADFYYSLADTEYFGADDPVPSLSLGELKQPHYGEQFVISWDVRDEYAGQPFLVGGEEILVDRDDPDYRNTFLRKIEIPVFAEGSYWIRVKKKWNREPARLTSRIDEFEFRLDILAGEEPADREEVAPEVQVPYSFLRMAPNRESFVGEENDSVLWETAFWLPDDADRHEYQWKLTIRHDSSGELVDEFEGDLESVPQRQMVPVSLGKMKAGTYQMKMDVFEDGELMDRETRLFGVKEAESPWSEIPASIPSYEEILEGDSIIYLMPHGYGSIRDPEERWRLLKNFLDRASEITSTVEFIVRWRDIEPMEGVYDWSELDRFLDYAETKGVTVLIWPSIMGAEPEWLPAIYEKPRNEDGEIYNPIPYTFHGGRINHYYSDEVKAATLNLYRTLAERYRGSPAVHGYFVLTEHPYDMPTSGWYIGGSEETLGQFRDHLRREFQTLEAVNSRWATDYASWEAIIVPPEEATGRQRLDWLAFLRRGVGSHLIDCVETIREVDDHRIIQVYTGGQTPETMDALSDMGCMLADGGSQNPETFGGAAMQMADYGLQRRAEEVSVGNWSEHFPTQLDATLYTMLLGGGGNANIKMFYPVRLDYEQLLSAPHSLDRFLQFIPIWKELRYTKTMPREVYVLNDLNAGMLEIERLNYHGELWPDMVLMEAGINAPWGDIDRACRGKMMILPGITVYEEKTIDKIVQYVEDGGTVFLYADSGRSSPDLPEEDWILLRRFGLSVPVTETGVGGYVDVIPVAGDVFDEEAGTWRFRTAWPHDSKEGEEVFAFFDEKVDASAITRFPFGEGQVIVAWASSIVPAVIEEEYPFMRDIARWVGVDLLARSDSPSLWTNLLSQENSDDYYGLVYHPAYLMRGKKAVDGTVFWRLPQGEYQVAEMISEQILGVFSADTLWNEGLSTALGPREVAIYRMKKTESLK; from the coding sequence ATGTTTCTCCGTATTCTGCTATTGCTCTCCGTTTTTTCGTTTCCGGGACTCCCGTCTCCGTTGATGGCCTCTACCAATGAGGATCCTGTAGAGCGGATTCCGGAGATGGCCGACGTGGAGTCTTGGGTCATTGCTGAGAACGGGTCTGATCGCCTAAGTTGGTTCCCCATTTCAGAACGTCTTGGCTTGGGAATTACAGATTTTCGCAGGGGAGACATCGCGGACATTTGGCTAAAAGAGCCGGTCCGGGTTCCCGAGTGGAGCGATGAGTTTTCTCTCGATATTCATTCTACCGGAGGATGGCCTACAGGCTTTCAGTTGCGGCTGTTGGTGAAGGATTGCCAGGGGCATGTTTACGACTATGATTTGCATTCGAATCTTCTTCCGAAGAGAACCCACTATTTCGCGAACAACCAACGCCCGCGTGCGGTTCGAGTTTATGCGCCGGGGTTCAAAAGGCCCGTAATGAGGCGTGCAGGAGCGACTTTGGATGCAGTGGACCCTTCCGTGCGTGACCTGCCAGAGCCTCCTTTGTCAGTGGTGGGGATACGTTTTGAGGGTTTGAACTATAAAGAGCCCGCTGCCGGTGAGAATGCCAAACCCTTGGTGTTTTCCTTGGGGAACTTCAAGTTTACCCGCTTACTCTGGCGGGAGGCAGACTTCTATTATTCTCTGGCGGACACTGAATATTTTGGCGCGGATGATCCCGTTCCTTCTCTCTCCTTAGGTGAACTCAAGCAACCGCATTACGGAGAGCAGTTCGTGATTAGCTGGGATGTGAGGGATGAATATGCCGGACAGCCTTTTCTGGTCGGTGGAGAGGAAATTCTCGTCGACCGGGACGATCCCGATTACCGGAATACTTTTCTACGCAAGATCGAGATTCCGGTTTTTGCGGAGGGAAGTTACTGGATTCGGGTCAAAAAGAAGTGGAATCGCGAGCCAGCACGTTTGACCAGCCGTATCGATGAGTTCGAATTTCGGCTCGATATCCTGGCTGGGGAGGAGCCGGCGGATCGCGAGGAGGTGGCTCCCGAAGTCCAGGTTCCTTATTCTTTTCTGCGGATGGCTCCAAATCGCGAGTCTTTTGTCGGGGAGGAAAATGATTCCGTTTTATGGGAAACGGCGTTTTGGCTTCCAGATGATGCGGATCGTCATGAGTATCAGTGGAAGCTGACGATTCGTCATGACAGTAGTGGTGAGCTGGTGGATGAATTCGAGGGAGATCTTGAGTCTGTTCCTCAGCGACAGATGGTTCCGGTTTCGCTGGGGAAGATGAAGGCAGGAACCTATCAGATGAAGATGGATGTTTTTGAGGACGGGGAGCTGATGGATCGGGAAACTCGACTCTTTGGTGTCAAAGAGGCTGAAAGTCCTTGGTCAGAGATTCCCGCGTCGATTCCTTCCTACGAGGAAATTCTCGAAGGAGATTCTATCATTTATCTCATGCCACACGGATACGGCTCGATACGCGACCCGGAGGAACGTTGGCGGTTGTTGAAGAATTTTTTGGATCGGGCTTCGGAAATTACTTCGACCGTAGAGTTCATTGTGCGTTGGCGAGATATCGAGCCAATGGAGGGAGTTTATGACTGGTCGGAGTTGGACCGGTTTCTTGACTACGCGGAGACGAAGGGCGTGACGGTACTGATTTGGCCCTCGATCATGGGCGCCGAGCCGGAATGGCTGCCCGCGATCTATGAGAAGCCGCGCAACGAAGATGGGGAAATTTACAATCCGATTCCCTACACATTTCACGGAGGGCGCATTAATCACTACTACTCGGATGAGGTTAAGGCGGCGACTTTGAATCTGTATCGTACGTTGGCAGAACGTTATCGGGGTAGTCCCGCAGTTCATGGCTACTTTGTGCTCACCGAACATCCTTATGATATGCCGACGTCGGGTTGGTATATCGGAGGTTCGGAGGAAACCCTTGGCCAATTCCGAGATCACCTGCGCAGGGAGTTTCAAACGTTGGAGGCGGTGAATTCCCGATGGGCAACTGATTATGCGAGTTGGGAGGCAATCATCGTTCCACCCGAGGAGGCTACGGGAAGGCAGCGACTAGATTGGCTCGCCTTTCTCCGACGTGGTGTGGGCAGCCATCTGATCGATTGCGTGGAAACGATTCGAGAGGTCGATGATCATCGAATTATTCAGGTTTACACCGGGGGGCAGACCCCGGAGACTATGGACGCGCTCAGTGATATGGGATGCATGTTGGCGGACGGAGGAAGTCAGAATCCAGAGACCTTCGGTGGGGCAGCCATGCAAATGGCCGACTACGGACTCCAGCGTCGGGCGGAAGAAGTCTCGGTGGGAAACTGGTCGGAACACTTTCCGACTCAGTTGGACGCAACCCTATATACCATGCTCCTAGGAGGAGGAGGAAATGCCAATATCAAGATGTTTTATCCTGTTCGCCTTGATTATGAGCAGCTTCTTTCGGCTCCGCATTCGCTGGATCGTTTTCTCCAGTTTATTCCAATCTGGAAGGAGCTGAGGTACACCAAGACCATGCCTCGTGAAGTCTATGTGCTGAATGACTTGAATGCTGGCATGCTTGAAATCGAACGTTTGAACTACCACGGGGAACTTTGGCCGGATATGGTGCTCATGGAGGCGGGAATCAATGCACCTTGGGGAGATATCGACCGAGCTTGTAGAGGCAAAATGATGATTCTCCCCGGCATCACGGTCTACGAGGAAAAGACCATTGATAAGATTGTTCAATATGTTGAAGATGGGGGAACCGTATTCTTGTATGCTGATTCGGGCCGCAGTTCTCCGGATCTTCCTGAAGAAGATTGGATCTTACTGCGTCGATTTGGGCTATCCGTCCCAGTTACTGAAACGGGAGTCGGGGGGTATGTTGACGTGATTCCGGTAGCGGGTGATGTTTTTGACGAAGAGGCTGGTACGTGGCGTTTTCGAACTGCTTGGCCTCATGACTCAAAAGAAGGCGAAGAAGTGTTCGCGTTTTTCGATGAAAAAGTGGATGCATCGGCCATCACTCGTTTTCCTTTTGGAGAAGGGCAAGTGATTGTTGCGTGGGCTTCGTCGATTGTTCCGGCCGTAATTGAGGAAGAATATCCGTTTATGCGTGATATTGCCCGGTGGGTTGGAGTCGATTTGCTCGCAAGATCGGATTCGCCATCTCTGTGGACCAACCTACTGTCTCAAGAGAATAGCGACGATTATTACGGGTTGGTTTATCATCCAGCCTATCTAATGCGGGGGAAAAAGGCGGTAGACGGAACCGTTTTTTGGAGACTGCCGCAAGGAGAGTATCAGGTTGCGGAAATGATCTCAGAACAGATCTTGGGAGTTTTTTCCGCCGATACGCTTTGGAATGAAGGTCTATCCACGGCACTGGGGCCCCGTGAGGTCGCTATCTATAGAATGAAGAAAACAGAATCTTTAAAATGA
- a CDS encoding beta-galactosidase: MKRKYLTVVSLLAGLGLTCPLFGTSELKAFDVLNVDDWKVEIREGDTVRLLSSEDDLLAVDFDVAVDRSQMVGHVRRKEGGFRLLLKEPIALAPEDQRVVFEVRMKGVKEDTYQVRPLLEDENGETISYRAVPIRSFQESHDGWKWMKTHVFDLTEAGGATDNIFRVEGGDLNAWPDGNLTFRGFQVVLFANRGKRAEGESSGTIYLGNIELGGKQVPDSPFAFADSLLEEKGKYEISFEIRSAFQGAPVEEMVETLDFDPDNEASRRQRIELPIGDLHNSWVRYQVRDEEGMPVVSEDIRWEQNISPEVSKDVASIDLTQRPLLGLVRMNPDRLDDSKQTGGVYREDEEMNVQFRIFEPEDGSESLTLQWQFMPYLSDKIIDSGEEDVRFEGASFVDANVVLPVVKDRDAYRISYTVLDKEQKTVDGGEYVLGVAREQIPAYISRDGNLPDRNVIKRHPYFRTTYFYKRSRGEVPVEEDILENFSEMVDESKQMASHITYMVDLAEFEILPGVYDFALMDQIMDVAADNGAGITVRLAHTEQEKPYRWLPYTLPRSFDGTPLEGHGYYGSYSVADPDYRDSWHRAFKAVHDRYQEHPAFEGYYVMQAGGEWAIPDEPWNGYISDYSVAGQNGFRDYLKNTLGLDLQQLNDRWSTDYTSWEQVMPPLPDLSKGKAPDLRPQWVDFQRCKNFWRSSWYNRVTQRIRSYDEQRVIIVYGGFRNVGNDELLDLVDYFHNGGNHYLQGEGTMVKMWEDDRVGWINEPHHPHGWAAYGDPADRGWVLDWQMYVSIAQSGGGGANLHVYYFPNPGVDLTAHYGGTYAYDRFERYKPILREFQEMTLVQDPKQVAVIQDEKTLLTKHRTTFMARKSDLRRWFELMKLDAVDFEFYREDEEANYKMLVLNPIDEVLSEDTIEVVNRMARNGALVVMSARTGRYTTDEQHGEYPLLKKLEIPLPTGTWEMNEEDVVAKIEESDWLGSSEGGLPFFTQEDLRNDLAKEDLYESYWKWPYRFIPETDYFGYYKGNLDVGGETLATFVDGGVAASLYSVGEGQVLVFWGTPEMKPEEQNGLMAAIAKKAGVTNGTMDNPIPYMLEGVDESMDRFYTFIYEEKAGIYLQKIGNVPDGEWFVDDMVTDTRMGTYDGTLIRENGMELEFRSGNSPLKVLRFIRPKKMGNAKWMEKYPDYTGN; encoded by the coding sequence ATGAAACGAAAATATCTTACAGTGGTTTCTCTCTTGGCCGGACTTGGTCTTACTTGCCCCTTGTTCGGTACTTCCGAATTGAAGGCTTTCGATGTTCTGAATGTGGATGATTGGAAGGTCGAAATACGGGAGGGAGATACAGTCCGCCTCCTGTCTAGTGAGGACGATCTATTAGCCGTCGATTTTGACGTTGCGGTAGACCGATCCCAAATGGTTGGGCATGTCCGCCGGAAAGAAGGGGGCTTTCGGCTCTTGCTGAAAGAACCGATAGCACTCGCGCCTGAGGACCAGCGCGTTGTCTTCGAAGTGCGGATGAAAGGGGTGAAGGAAGATACCTATCAGGTTCGACCCCTGCTTGAGGACGAAAATGGGGAGACTATCTCTTACCGAGCCGTTCCGATTCGCAGTTTTCAGGAATCCCACGATGGATGGAAGTGGATGAAAACTCATGTCTTTGATCTAACAGAAGCGGGCGGGGCTACGGACAACATTTTTCGAGTTGAAGGGGGAGACCTGAATGCCTGGCCAGATGGGAATCTTACGTTCCGTGGGTTTCAGGTCGTTCTCTTTGCCAATCGTGGAAAGCGAGCAGAGGGAGAGAGTTCTGGAACGATTTACCTCGGGAACATTGAATTGGGCGGGAAACAGGTGCCTGATAGCCCGTTTGCCTTCGCCGATTCTCTTCTCGAGGAGAAAGGCAAATACGAGATTAGCTTTGAGATCCGATCAGCGTTTCAAGGAGCCCCAGTAGAGGAGATGGTTGAGACCCTTGATTTTGACCCGGATAACGAAGCCAGTCGTCGTCAACGAATCGAGTTGCCGATAGGAGACCTTCACAACAGTTGGGTCCGTTACCAGGTGCGGGACGAAGAAGGTATGCCAGTGGTGAGCGAGGATATCCGCTGGGAGCAAAATATATCGCCCGAAGTTTCGAAGGATGTGGCGAGTATTGATCTCACACAGCGTCCCCTCTTGGGGCTGGTTCGGATGAATCCGGACCGTTTGGATGATTCAAAACAGACAGGAGGTGTTTACCGCGAAGATGAAGAAATGAACGTGCAATTTCGCATATTTGAACCGGAAGATGGTTCCGAATCCCTGACGTTACAATGGCAATTTATGCCCTATCTGAGTGATAAAATTATTGATTCAGGGGAAGAAGATGTTCGATTTGAGGGGGCCTCCTTCGTGGACGCGAACGTTGTTTTACCGGTTGTAAAGGATCGTGATGCCTACCGGATTTCCTACACCGTTCTCGATAAAGAGCAAAAAACAGTGGATGGAGGGGAGTATGTGTTGGGGGTCGCCCGGGAACAAATTCCAGCTTACATTTCGAGGGACGGGAACTTGCCTGATCGGAATGTGATCAAACGGCATCCTTACTTCCGAACAACCTATTTTTACAAGCGGAGTCGCGGGGAAGTCCCGGTCGAGGAGGATATTCTCGAAAATTTTTCAGAGATGGTGGACGAGTCGAAGCAGATGGCCTCGCATATTACCTATATGGTGGATTTGGCCGAATTCGAGATCCTCCCGGGGGTGTATGATTTTGCCTTGATGGATCAAATCATGGATGTCGCAGCGGATAATGGTGCGGGGATTACAGTTCGCTTGGCGCATACGGAGCAGGAGAAGCCTTATCGATGGTTGCCTTACACCCTGCCGCGAAGCTTTGACGGGACGCCTCTGGAGGGGCACGGTTATTACGGAAGTTATTCCGTCGCAGATCCAGACTATCGCGATTCTTGGCATCGTGCCTTCAAAGCCGTTCATGATCGTTATCAAGAGCATCCTGCGTTCGAAGGCTATTACGTGATGCAGGCCGGAGGAGAATGGGCTATCCCGGATGAGCCATGGAACGGGTACATTTCCGATTATTCCGTTGCGGGTCAGAACGGGTTTCGGGATTACCTGAAAAATACTCTTGGGCTCGACTTACAGCAATTGAATGACCGTTGGTCGACCGATTATACTTCCTGGGAGCAAGTGATGCCTCCGTTGCCGGATTTGTCGAAGGGTAAAGCGCCGGACCTTCGTCCGCAGTGGGTGGACTTTCAGCGTTGTAAAAACTTTTGGCGTTCGAGCTGGTATAACCGAGTTACCCAACGCATCCGCAGTTATGATGAGCAGCGCGTCATCATTGTTTACGGTGGGTTTCGAAACGTTGGCAACGACGAGCTGCTGGATCTTGTCGATTACTTTCACAACGGAGGGAACCATTATTTGCAGGGAGAGGGAACGATGGTGAAAATGTGGGAAGACGACCGAGTTGGCTGGATCAATGAACCCCATCATCCTCATGGCTGGGCCGCCTACGGGGATCCTGCCGACCGGGGTTGGGTTCTGGATTGGCAGATGTATGTCTCTATAGCTCAATCAGGAGGAGGGGGAGCAAACTTGCATGTTTATTATTTTCCGAATCCCGGCGTCGATCTTACGGCGCATTATGGGGGGACCTACGCCTACGACCGTTTCGAGCGCTACAAGCCGATCTTGCGGGAGTTTCAGGAGATGACTTTGGTCCAAGACCCAAAGCAGGTAGCAGTGATTCAGGACGAAAAGACCCTGCTGACGAAACATCGAACTACCTTTATGGCGCGTAAGTCTGACCTGCGGCGTTGGTTCGAGTTGATGAAACTGGATGCAGTCGATTTCGAATTCTACCGGGAAGATGAGGAGGCCAATTATAAAATGCTGGTTTTGAACCCCATTGACGAGGTTTTGAGCGAGGACACGATTGAGGTGGTAAACCGGATGGCCCGCAACGGAGCATTGGTGGTGATGTCTGCACGCACAGGTCGTTACACGACTGATGAGCAGCACGGCGAGTATCCACTTCTAAAGAAGCTAGAAATTCCGCTGCCGACTGGGACATGGGAAATGAATGAAGAAGATGTGGTTGCGAAGATCGAGGAATCCGATTGGCTCGGTTCGTCGGAAGGCGGATTGCCCTTCTTTACACAGGAGGATCTTCGGAATGATTTAGCGAAAGAGGATCTCTATGAGTCCTATTGGAAGTGGCCATACCGATTTATCCCGGAGACCGATTACTTTGGTTATTACAAAGGAAATCTGGATGTGGGTGGAGAAACTCTCGCGACCTTCGTCGATGGCGGTGTCGCGGCTTCTCTATATTCGGTGGGTGAAGGACAGGTTCTCGTCTTCTGGGGAACTCCGGAGATGAAGCCTGAAGAGCAGAACGGCCTCATGGCAGCGATTGCCAAGAAGGCCGGGGTTACCAACGGTACTATGGATAATCCGATTCCCTACATGCTGGAGGGAGTCGATGAGTCTATGGATCGTTTCTACACCTTCATCTACGAAGAGAAAGCAGGGATTTATCTGCAAAAAATCGGAAATGTTCCCGATGGGGAATGGTTTGTCGATGACATGGTTACCGATACACGCATGGGTACCTACGACGGAACCTTGATTCGGGAAAACGGGATGGAGTTAGAGTTTCGATCCGGGAACTCGCCTTTAAAAGTTCTCCGCTTCATCCGCCCGAAGAAGATGGGCAATGCGAAATGGATGGAGAAGTATCCGGATTATACCGGGAACTAA
- a CDS encoding helix-turn-helix domain-containing protein has protein sequence MADLDTSRKTIAYDLGFKHRSKFSNWFTRLEGCSPRSFRDQLKALNVRNPDID, from the coding sequence TTGGCCGACCTCGACACCAGCAGAAAAACAATCGCTTACGATCTAGGATTTAAGCATCGATCAAAGTTCTCCAATTGGTTCACCCGCTTGGAGGGCTGCTCTCCCCGTTCTTTTCGCGATCAGCTGAAAGCCTTGAATGTTCGGAATCCGGACATCGATTAG
- a CDS encoding sialidase family protein, which yields MEKTNTIDYQEIPTALDAPEIISSPGPEYQADKRPFQGIPTVERSPTGRLWAAWYAGGDWECWQNYVVVVTSDNDGCTWSDPRWVVAPGGTVRAFDPCLWMDPENRLWLFWAQSMAAKVPKNLYMDGRFGVWAMVCENHESNQPTWAAPRYIGDGIMMNKPTVLESGAWLLPISIWKKLKEGEGQAPPLYHDMGKRIGAYAVVSRDSGKTFEYLGKSDQHEKPSFDEHMFVERRDGSIWMLIRTDGGMWETFSCDQGRSWEKGNLSSVRGESSRFFIRRLKSGNLLLVRNDFPEGQQPNRSHLTAYLSEDDGFTWKGGLLLDERSKVSYPDGTESEDGTIYVIYDYNRTEEREVLMASFNESEVLAGRFETGNSRFKILVNKASGSERVAHV from the coding sequence ATGGAAAAGACGAACACGATTGACTACCAAGAAATTCCTACAGCGTTGGACGCTCCGGAGATAATTTCATCCCCAGGTCCTGAGTATCAAGCTGACAAGAGACCATTTCAGGGAATTCCTACGGTTGAACGCAGTCCCACCGGGAGGCTGTGGGCTGCGTGGTATGCTGGTGGAGACTGGGAGTGTTGGCAGAACTACGTTGTTGTGGTTACGAGTGATAACGATGGATGCACTTGGTCTGATCCGCGTTGGGTGGTTGCTCCGGGGGGCACGGTTAGGGCTTTTGATCCTTGCTTGTGGATGGATCCGGAAAATCGCCTGTGGCTTTTCTGGGCCCAGTCGATGGCTGCCAAAGTTCCGAAGAATCTATATATGGACGGTCGCTTTGGGGTCTGGGCAATGGTCTGCGAGAATCATGAGTCGAACCAGCCGACTTGGGCTGCTCCCAGGTATATTGGGGATGGCATCATGATGAATAAGCCAACCGTCTTAGAGTCCGGGGCATGGTTGCTGCCGATTTCCATTTGGAAAAAGTTGAAGGAGGGTGAGGGTCAGGCTCCACCGCTTTATCACGATATGGGGAAAAGGATTGGCGCGTATGCGGTCGTGAGTCGAGACAGCGGGAAGACCTTCGAGTATCTTGGAAAGTCCGATCAGCATGAGAAGCCTAGTTTCGATGAACATATGTTTGTCGAGCGGCGGGATGGGTCGATTTGGATGCTGATTCGCACCGACGGGGGAATGTGGGAGACTTTCTCTTGCGATCAGGGGCGATCGTGGGAGAAAGGAAACCTTTCGTCTGTGCGAGGGGAGAGTTCTCGGTTTTTCATTCGCCGATTGAAGTCGGGAAATCTGCTGTTGGTCCGTAATGATTTTCCTGAAGGTCAGCAACCTAACCGCTCTCATTTGACTGCCTATCTGTCGGAGGACGATGGGTTCACATGGAAGGGAGGTCTACTGTTGGACGAGCGATCGAAGGTCTCATATCCGGATGGAACCGAAAGCGAGGATGGGACGATTTACGTCATTTACGACTACAACCGAACGGAAGAGCGCGAAGTGCTCATGGCTTCTTTTAATGAATCGGAAGTGCTCGCAGGTCGGTTTGAAACCGGAAATTCTCGGTTCAAGATATTGGTCAACAAAGCATCCGGTTCGGAAAGAGTTGCACACGTGTAA
- a CDS encoding sialate O-acetylesterase — protein sequence MYKTTPSRLRSYTCKCAAIGLTTGIGLFFGASSALAELKLPAIFGSHMVLQQDGTIPVWGWSDPGETVTVSFAEKSAKVKASEDGTWRVELPAIPANSEAQVMTISDSSGDQVTFEDVLVGEVWICSGQSNMEWSLNRAANAEEEIANANYPEIRLFDVKNQIAYAPQEDLEGKWVVCTPGTAKNFSAVGYFFGRHLYNELQQPVGLISTNWGGTIAEAWTSAEALEANLPEFSQKIADIPNLPAKNAEAVQTYQQDLSAYRASLTELYSLEADLASAQAWAQPDLDDSEWTTMPVPQNWEKSGLPGYGNLDGIVWYRKTVDIPESWVGRDLALRPGPIDEVDVTWFNGKEVGASGNISEKNVDFWDKPRNYTVPGELVQAGPNVIAIRVIDAAGQGGLWGQDASQMTLSPVEGTDAESIALAGEWKAKPEFALLPKPKNPNSPNYPTVLYNQMIAPLIPYGIRGAIWYQGESNAGRPEQYQTLLPTMIEDWRERWDRGDFPFLVVQLANFRAREEKPAESNWAELREAQSMTAANDPQVGLAVIIDIGEANNIHPKNKQDVGKRLGLQAEEIAYGHNIVANGPTFASLEIEDNEAVLTFENAEGGIVAQGDTENAFAICGPDGKFVWADSVTVDGNTIRVSTETIDEPEAVRYGWANNPVAPFYNEAGLPMAPFRTDGPTEAVARDAAAE from the coding sequence ATGTATAAGACAACCCCTTCCCGTCTTCGTTCATACACCTGCAAATGTGCCGCAATCGGCCTGACAACCGGAATCGGTCTCTTTTTCGGCGCCAGCTCGGCCCTCGCGGAACTGAAGCTACCCGCGATTTTCGGATCCCATATGGTTCTCCAGCAAGACGGAACGATTCCCGTTTGGGGATGGTCGGATCCCGGAGAAACGGTGACCGTCTCCTTCGCCGAAAAATCCGCCAAGGTGAAAGCCAGCGAGGACGGCACTTGGCGCGTCGAATTACCTGCCATTCCCGCCAATTCCGAGGCTCAGGTGATGACCATTTCCGACTCCAGTGGAGATCAGGTCACCTTCGAAGACGTCCTCGTCGGCGAGGTCTGGATCTGCTCCGGACAGTCCAACATGGAATGGTCGCTGAATCGCGCGGCGAACGCCGAAGAGGAAATTGCCAATGCCAACTACCCCGAAATTCGACTCTTTGACGTAAAGAACCAAATCGCCTACGCACCTCAGGAAGATCTCGAGGGCAAATGGGTCGTCTGCACCCCGGGAACCGCCAAAAACTTTTCCGCGGTCGGCTACTTTTTTGGACGCCACCTCTACAACGAGCTGCAACAACCCGTCGGCCTCATCAGCACCAACTGGGGCGGCACCATCGCCGAGGCCTGGACCAGTGCCGAAGCCCTCGAAGCCAATCTGCCCGAGTTCTCTCAGAAAATTGCCGATATTCCCAACCTTCCGGCCAAAAACGCCGAAGCTGTTCAAACCTATCAACAAGACCTCTCCGCCTACAGAGCTTCGTTGACCGAGCTCTATTCCCTCGAAGCCGATTTAGCCTCGGCTCAGGCTTGGGCTCAACCCGATCTGGATGACTCCGAGTGGACCACAATGCCTGTCCCCCAGAACTGGGAAAAATCCGGGCTCCCCGGATACGGGAACCTTGACGGCATCGTCTGGTACCGCAAAACCGTCGACATCCCAGAATCCTGGGTCGGTCGCGATCTCGCACTCCGTCCCGGACCGATCGATGAGGTCGATGTCACTTGGTTCAACGGAAAAGAAGTCGGTGCCAGCGGAAATATCTCTGAGAAGAACGTCGATTTCTGGGATAAGCCCCGAAATTACACCGTCCCAGGAGAACTCGTCCAAGCGGGTCCTAACGTTATCGCCATCCGTGTCATAGACGCTGCTGGGCAAGGAGGCCTTTGGGGACAAGATGCGAGCCAAATGACCCTCTCCCCCGTCGAAGGAACCGATGCCGAGTCCATTGCCCTAGCGGGCGAATGGAAAGCAAAACCAGAATTCGCGCTTCTCCCGAAGCCTAAGAATCCCAACAGCCCGAACTACCCGACCGTGCTCTATAACCAAATGATCGCACCCCTGATCCCCTACGGCATCCGTGGTGCAATCTGGTATCAGGGCGAATCGAATGCAGGCCGCCCAGAGCAATACCAGACACTGCTCCCCACCATGATCGAAGATTGGCGTGAGCGCTGGGATCGTGGAGACTTCCCCTTTCTTGTCGTGCAGCTCGCCAATTTCCGCGCTCGCGAGGAGAAGCCGGCCGAAAGCAACTGGGCCGAACTGCGCGAAGCCCAGTCCATGACCGCCGCCAACGACCCTCAAGTAGGACTCGCCGTCATCATCGACATCGGTGAAGCCAATAACATCCACCCGAAAAACAAGCAGGATGTTGGCAAGCGACTCGGTCTCCAAGCGGAAGAGATCGCCTACGGGCATAACATCGTCGCCAACGGCCCCACTTTCGCCTCTCTGGAGATTGAAGACAATGAAGCCGTACTTACCTTCGAAAACGCCGAGGGCGGAATTGTCGCCCAAGGTGACACCGAAAACGCGTTCGCCATTTGTGGGCCCGATGGGAAATTTGTCTGGGCCGACTCAGTCACCGTGGATGGCAATACGATTCGCGTCAGCACCGAAACTATCGATGAACCGGAAGCCGTCCGCTACGGCTGGGCCAACAATCCGGTCGCACCCTTCTATAATGAAGCAGGTCTCCCGATGGCTCCCTTCCGCACCGACGGGCCAACCGAGGCCGTGGCCCGCGATGCGGCGGCCGAGTAG